From Mus musculus strain C57BL/6J chromosome 17, GRCm38.p6 C57BL/6J, the proteins below share one genomic window:
- the Gm5681 gene encoding sperm motility kinase Y-like: MPAQSEEELPPPSPQPGNSEDRNFHSQYKVIRTIGHGTFAKVLLAQHRLTGTSVAIKVLVKNKPWFQEAMKEANILKKIKHPNIVSLLQVIETKTRGYLILELVEGQELYEYIKTSGHIEEDKARQIFIQILSAVGYCHGHGIVHRDLKPDNIMIDNKGNIKIIDFGLSTQFKPGEILKEHCGAYAFGAPERFLGQRYDGTKSDLGALGVVLHYMVVGKVPFDSFINPELQRQVVAGVYPAHCGVSKELEDVLSRLMTVIPKYRPTATEVMKHPWLKGHWKGLTDIHEEPVPVRPDPDIVDAIQYIGF, from the coding sequence ATGCCTGCACAGAGTGAAGAGGAGTTACCACCGCCCAGCCCTCAGCCCGGTAACTCTGAGGACAGAAACTTCCACTCACAATACAAAGTTATAAGAACTATCGGGCATGGGACTTTTGCCAAGGTCCTCCTGGCCCAGCACCGGCTCACAGGCACATCCGTGGCCATCAAAGTTCTTGTAAAGAACAAGCCCTGGTTCCAGGAAGCCATGAAGGAGGCCAATATACTGAAAAAGATCAAACACCCGAACATTGTCTCACTTCTCCAAGTGATTGAGACCAAAACAAGAGGATACCTCATCCTGGAACTGGTTGAAGGCCAAGAACTTTATGAATACATCAAAACTTCTGGCCACATAGAGGAGGACAAAGCCCGACAAATATTCATACAAATACTGTCGGCAGTGGGCTACTGCCATGGCCATGGGATAGTGCATAGGGACCTAAAACCTGATAACATCATGATAGATAACAAAGGGAACATCAAAATAATCGACTTTGGGCTTAGTACCCAATTCAAACCTGGGGAGATATTGAAGGAGCACTGTGGTGCTTATGCTTTTGGTGCCCCTGAACGATTCCTCGGCCAAAGATATGATGGAACCAAAAGTGATCTAGGGGCCTTAGGAGTGGTCCTGCATTACATGGTTGTTGGAAAGGTCCCATTCGACTCGTTCATCAATCCTGAGCTGCAAAGGCAGGTTGTGGCAGGTGTATACCCTGCCCACTGTGGGGTGTCCAAAGAGCTGGAGGACGTGTTGAGCCGCCTAATGACAGTTATCCCCAAATATAGGCCGACAGCCACGGAAGTGATGAAGCATCCCTGGTTAAAAGGCCACTGGAAAGGGTTAACAGACATTCATGAGGAACCGGTCCCTGTCAGACCAGATCCTGACATTGTAGACGCGATTCAGTATATTGGGTTCTGA